In the Chitinivibrionales bacterium genome, AGATCATAATAACCTGCAACGATTGCTTCAAAGGTCTCCTGAGGGGTGAAGGGGTAGAGCAGTTTCAGGCCCGGAAACCGGGACCATAATCCCTCGAATTCTCCTGAGTGAAAAGCCCCGAGAGTAATTCCACCGCCGCAGGGCAAGCGAAAAAGCAGAGGGGCAGGAGTCCCTGTACGAAAATACCATGTTCCGGAATTAAGCCCTAACTGAGTAACGGCTTCGGTGGAAAAATCCGCAAACTGAAACTCGAAAATGGGCCTGCCGCCGGTCTGCGATGCCCCCAGAGCAAAGCCGGTTGAGGCCGATTCACAGATCGGCATGTCCATTATTCGGTCGTTACCGTATTTCTTGTGAAGCCCCTTGCAGGTTTTAAATGCCGATCCATAGGGACCGATATCCTGTCCAATGCAAAAAGCTTCCGGATTATTCTCTAGGATATGGTCGAGCGCCAGGTTGATCGCTCCGGTAAGATGTTTTATTCCGGATGCGGAAAAAGGTTTTGTTGACAAAACATTTGGTGGAGCATAGATATCCCATGCCGGTTTTGGTGTTGGGCGTTCGACTTGTAAGGCCTGAGCGATGACCCTTTCGATTTCGGTATCAATAGTTTGTTCAAGCTGAACCAGCGCTTCTTCTGAAATCGAACACTTTTCCAGAAGAGCGGCACGGGTTTTGGGAAGTGGGTCACGGGCATTGATAGCTGCCTGCTGTTCCGGCGAAATATATTCGGCGTTATCATATACCGCATGCCCTTTCATTCGTAGGGTGTCGCATTCAAGAAGATAGGGCAGTGATGTTTCATTCATGTAATCGAGGGCGTCGCATACAGCAGTGTACACTTCCTCTATACTGGTGCCGTCGATCGTTTTTCCCTTTATACCATAACTCGCTGCACGAACAGAAAGCTTCTCGCAATTATACTGCAGTGATACCGGTGTTGAGAATGCATACTGATTGTTTTCAATTAGAAAAAGCACCGGACATTTGCGTACCGAAGCCAGATTGATCGATTCATGAAAATCGCCGGTACTCGTTCCACCGTCACCACTTACCGTCAGTCCAAAGGCATTCTCACCCTTCAAACGGGCTGCATATACCCCTCCTACAATCGTGCCGAGCATATTGCCGAGATGGCTGATCATGGGGAAACGACGGGACTTTGCATCACCATGATGAACATTCCCTTCCCTCCCATGAGTGGGACTCTTGGCATTGGCCATGTATTGGCACATAAGATTAAATGGCGTTTGTCCTGCTACAAGGTGTGCACCGAAATCGCGCTGCAGGAGGCTGAAAACATCAGTGCCGTGGCGGAAAGGAAGTGCCATTCCGACAGCGGTGGCCTCATTGCCGATACTGATCGTAACCGTACCTTTGACTTTTCCTGAACGGAAAAGGTCTGTTGTTTTTTCCTCCAGGCGCCGGGATAGATACATATAATAATAGGCG is a window encoding:
- a CDS encoding transketolase, which codes for MRRSDILFSSIDIQKLIHDIKPFPHRMSIDTLYPCAYYYMYLSRRLEEKTTDLFRSGKVKGTVTISIGNEATAVGMALPFRHGTDVFSLLQRDFGAHLVAGQTPFNLMCQYMANAKSPTHGREGNVHHGDAKSRRFPMISHLGNMLGTIVGGVYAARLKGENAFGLTVSGDGGTSTGDFHESINLASVRKCPVLFLIENNQYAFSTPVSLQYNCEKLSVRAASYGIKGKTIDGTSIEEVYTAVCDALDYMNETSLPYLLECDTLRMKGHAVYDNAEYISPEQQAAINARDPLPKTRAALLEKCSISEEALVQLEQTIDTEIERVIAQALQVERPTPKPAWDIYAPPNVLSTKPFSASGIKHLTGAINLALDHILENNPEAFCIGQDIGPYGSAFKTCKGLHKKYGNDRIMDMPICESASTGFALGASQTGGRPIFEFQFADFSTEAVTQLGLNSGTWYFRTGTPAPLLFRLPCGGGITLGAFHSGEFEGLWSRFPGLKLLYPFTPQETFEAIVAGYYDLNPCIVFEHKLLYGAQKGDIEFDGNLENVWRPRHYHEGNDLTVITWGAIARHALRLAEQENYSLDIWNPFVFSPIHWKSLADSVHKTGRLLVVQESGVTAGLGNHIISTLTRECFSDLKTAPMLIAAPDSPVPFAQELESQYLPSLDHIRSAVKNMIGATQ